The Henckelia pumila isolate YLH828 chromosome 2, ASM3356847v2, whole genome shotgun sequence genome includes a window with the following:
- the LOC140884975 gene encoding vicilin-like seed storage protein At2g28490: MWKTKALFVLALLVVATAVSYEEEGEEEEWEEGGGSEGGSGRREGEDWFVLQDSKQVVKTDAGAMKVVRGFGGRFLSSPMHVGFITMEPRSLFIPQYLDSSLILFIRRGEARVGNIYKDELVERSLKMGDIYRIGSGSAFYLINTGEGQRLHVVCSIDTSDSLGWHAFQSFYVAGGTYPRSVLSGFDPLTLSTAFNVSEGELSELLRGQNQGPIVYLSEPHSEPHSRPSVWSKFLDMERDEKLAHMKRIVSVRGGDFEQEEEAAATPTWSFRKLLMSMFGKSGKRGDKSGRVGKGPDSYNIYDRKPDFKNDYGWSIALDESDYSPLKHDDFGVYLVNLTAGSMMAPHVNPRATEYGIVLSGVGTIQIVYPNGTLAMNAKVTEGDVFWIPRYFPFCQIASRTGPFEFFGFTTSARDNRPQFLAGANSLLNTMRGPEFAAAFGLSEDRLKEILESQRESVILPSAAVAPPGEKSAPKLMEKIIDRYGSEMVMGF; the protein is encoded by the exons ATGTGGAAGACCAAGGCACTGTTTGTCCTGGCCCTGCTGGTGGTGGCGACGGCGGTTTCTTACGAAGAAGAGGGGGAGGAGGAGGAGTGGGAAGAGGGCGGTGGTTCAGAGGGTGGGTCTGGGCGGCGGGAAGGAGAGGACTGGTTCGTGTTGCAGGATTCGAAGCAAGTGGTGAAGACCGATGCAGGGGCCATGAAAGTGGTGAGGGGATTCGGAGGAAGATTTTTGAGCAGCCCCATGCATGTTGGCTTCATTACCATGGAGCCCAGAAGCCTTTTCATCCCTCAATACCTGGATTCCAGCCTCATTCTCTTCATTCGCAGAG GTGAAGCGAGAGTTGGGAATATATACAAAGATGAACTGGTGGAAAGAAGTTTGAAAATGGGGGACATTTATCGAATTGGGTCTGGCTCTGCTTTTTATTTGATCAATACAGGGGAAGGGCAGAGGCTTCATGTGGTGTGCAGCATAGATACATCGGATAGCTTGGGATGGCATGCTTTCCAG tCTTTCTATGTAGCTGGTGGAACTTATCCAAGATCGGTGCTTTCGGGCTTTGATCCTTTGACATTGTCAACAGCATTCAAT GTTTCGGAAGGCGAATTGAGCGAACTGTTGAGGGGGCAAAATCAAGGTCCCATTGTGTACTTATCGGAGCCTCATTCCGAGCCCCATTCGCGGCCTAGCGTGTGGTCCAAATTTTTGGACATGGAACGAGATGAGAAACTTGCACATATGAAGAGGATTGTTAGCGTCAGAGGAGGAGATTTCGAACAAGAGGAGGAGGCGGCGGCGACACCGACATGGTCTTTTAGGAAGCTTTTGATGTCTATGTTTGGGAAGTCGGGCAAGAGAGGGGACAAGAGTGGCAGGGTCGGAAAGGGGCCGGATTCCTACAACATCTACGATAGGAAGCCCGACTTCAAGAACGATTATGGGTGGAGCATTGCTTTGGATGAGTCCGATTATTCGCCCCTCAAGCACGATGATTTCGGTGTTTATCTTGTCAATCTCACTGCG GGATCAATGATGGCACCCCACGTGAATCCAAGAGCAACCGAGTATGGAATCGTGTTGAGTGGAGTGGGGACGATCCAAATCGTCTACCCCAACGGAACACTAGCGATGAACGCCAAAGTGACGGAAGGCGACGTATTTTGGATACCTCGCTACTTCCCATTTTGCCAGATAGCGTCAAGAACCGGGCCGTTCGAGTTCTTCGGATTCACGACGTCGGCCCGTGACAACCGCCCTCAGTTCCTGGCGGGAGCCAACTCTTTGCTCAACACAATGAGAGGGCCAGAATTCGCGGCAGCTTTCGGGTTGAGCGAAGATAGGCTAAAGGAGATCCTCGAGTCGCAGCGGGAGTCGGTTATCCTGCCTTCGGCAGCCGTAGCACCACCCGGAGAAAAATCAGCACCCAAGTTGATGGAAAAGATCATCGATCGCTATGGCAGTGAAATGGTTATGGGCTTCTAG
- the LOC140883637 gene encoding protein disulfide-isomerase 5-1 codes for MIRHRFNILQILFLYCLFFLCSKNDSARAEVIALTTDTFNDKVQEKDTAWFVKFCVPWCKHCKNLGTLWEDLGKEMEGEDEIEIGEVDCGSNKPVCTKVDIHSYPTFKLFYNGEEVVKYQGARNVESLKTFALEETEKAATKSQLDNDSEL; via the exons ATGATACGACACCGTTTCAATATTCTTCAAATCTTGTTTCTGTACTGCTTGTTTTTCTTATGCTCCAAAAACGATTCTGCGAGAGCTGAAGTTATTGCCCTAACAACCGATACTTTTAACGACAAG GTTCAAGAGAAAGACACCGCTTGGTTTGTGAAGTTTTGTGTTCCTTGGTGCAAGCACTG TAAAAATTTGGGGACACTATGGGAGGATTTGGGAAAGGAGATGGAAGGCGAGGATGAGATTGAGATTGGTGAAGTTGATTGTGGATCGAATAAACCAGTGTGCACTAAAGTAGATATCCACTCATATCCTACTTTCAAGCTATTCTACAATGGAGAAGAAGTTGTGAAATATCAAG GAGCCAGGAATGTGGAATCACTTAAAACATTTGCTCTGGAAGAAACAGAAAAGGCAGCTACAAAATCACAACTTGACAATGATAGTGAATTGTAA